One segment of Fuscovulum ytuae DNA contains the following:
- the truA gene encoding tRNA pseudouridine(38-40) synthase TruA: MPRFALLIDYDGTPFNGWQRQAQGQPSVQAAIEEALAKLEPRPHTIAAAGRTDAGVHATGQVAHADLTRDWDPFRLSEALNHHLKPAPVAILKAARVPEDFHARFSALERRYTFRLITRRAPLTHDRGRAWHIQHKLDLDAMRAGAAHLIGLHDFTTFRSTLCQSKSPVKTLDEITIDSRPTTGGTEIRFHLRARSFLHNQVRSIVGTLERVGAGGWHPDEVKAALDAKNRAACGPVCPPQGLYLTGVSYPADPFAD, encoded by the coding sequence ATGCCCCGCTTCGCCCTCCTCATCGACTATGATGGCACGCCCTTCAACGGCTGGCAGCGTCAGGCGCAGGGCCAACCTTCCGTCCAAGCCGCCATCGAAGAGGCGCTTGCGAAACTCGAACCCCGCCCCCATACCATCGCCGCCGCTGGCCGCACCGATGCAGGCGTCCACGCCACAGGCCAAGTCGCCCATGCCGACCTCACCCGCGACTGGGATCCCTTCCGCCTGTCCGAGGCGTTGAACCACCACCTCAAACCCGCCCCCGTCGCGATCCTGAAAGCCGCCCGCGTGCCCGAAGACTTCCACGCCCGCTTCTCGGCGCTGGAACGACGCTACACCTTCCGCCTCATCACCCGCCGCGCCCCCCTCACGCATGACCGTGGCCGCGCCTGGCATATCCAGCACAAGCTCGATCTCGATGCCATGCGCGCAGGCGCCGCCCATCTGATCGGGCTGCACGATTTCACCACCTTCCGCTCCACCCTCTGCCAGTCGAAAAGCCCGGTAAAGACGCTCGACGAAATCACCATCGACAGCCGTCCCACGACAGGCGGCACCGAGATCCGCTTCCACCTCCGCGCCCGCAGCTTCCTGCACAATCAAGTCCGCTCCATCGTCGGCACGCTCGAAAGGGTCGGTGCAGGCGGCTGGCACCCAGACGAGGTCAAGGCGGCGCTCGATGCGAAAAACCGGGCCGCCTGCGGCCCCGTCTGCCCGCCGCAGGGCCTCTACCTCACCGGCGTCTCCTATCCGGCTGACCCTTTCGCGGATTGA
- a CDS encoding SulP family inorganic anion transporter, protein MTDASRTAPSPLPQREPEFLPKMLTVLREGYALRDLRADALAGLTVAIVALPLSMAIAIASGVGPERGLYTTIVGGFLVSLLGGSRYQIGGPAGAFIVLVSACVMAIGLEGLILATFLSGFILLAAGALRLGTYIRFIPYPVTVGFTAGIAVIIFTSQLRDLFGLTLSAPEPAEIVEKVAALWEARGTLTGAALGVALGVIAVIQGVKRWRPGAPGMLIAVALASVLVAGLGLEVETIGSKFGELPRLPPVPGLPVMTGEAVLAALPWAVSFALLGAIESLLSAVVADGMSGARHRSNAELVAQGAANVGSALFGGFCVTGTIARTATNVRAGSRGPVSGMLHALFVLAFMLVAAPLAGFIPLAALAGVLAVVAWNMAEKEEFWHLLRGSRADAAVLVVTFLLVVFRDLTEGIVVGFALGGLVFIARMSEAAEMSGAGAAPVAEQDGDRVVIRLRGPWFFGAAARLGSVLERIADRPREFVVDVTDVPMIDSSGARAFLLLARRMARREGVLIVVGARPAVRKVLDHQGLAAPLVRHLPDLGALDGR, encoded by the coding sequence ATGACAGACGCAAGCCGCACCGCCCCTTCGCCCCTTCCGCAGCGTGAGCCGGAATTCCTGCCAAAGATGTTGACCGTGCTGCGCGAGGGCTATGCCTTGCGCGATCTGCGGGCGGATGCCTTGGCGGGGCTGACCGTGGCCATTGTGGCGCTGCCTTTGTCGATGGCGATTGCCATTGCAAGTGGGGTGGGGCCGGAGCGGGGGCTTTACACCACCATCGTGGGCGGGTTCCTCGTGTCGCTGCTGGGCGGGTCGCGGTATCAGATCGGGGGGCCTGCGGGGGCCTTTATCGTGCTGGTCTCGGCCTGTGTGATGGCGATCGGGCTGGAGGGGTTGATCCTTGCGACCTTTCTGTCGGGGTTCATCCTGCTGGCGGCGGGGGCGCTTCGGCTGGGGACCTATATCCGGTTCATCCCCTATCCGGTAACGGTGGGGTTCACGGCCGGAATTGCGGTCATCATCTTCACCAGCCAGTTGCGCGACCTGTTCGGGCTGACGCTGTCCGCGCCGGAACCGGCGGAGATCGTGGAGAAGGTCGCCGCCCTATGGGAGGCGCGGGGGACGCTGACAGGGGCGGCGCTTGGGGTCGCCTTGGGCGTGATCGCGGTCATTCAGGGGGTGAAGCGCTGGCGTCCGGGCGCGCCGGGGATGTTGATCGCGGTGGCGCTGGCATCGGTTCTGGTGGCGGGGCTGGGGCTGGAGGTGGAAACCATCGGGTCGAAATTCGGGGAATTGCCGCGCCTGCCGCCTGTGCCGGGCCTGCCTGTGATGACGGGTGAGGCGGTGCTGGCGGCGCTGCCTTGGGCGGTGAGCTTTGCCCTGCTGGGGGCCATCGAGTCGCTGCTTTCTGCCGTGGTGGCGGATGGGATGAGTGGGGCGCGCCACCGGAGCAATGCGGAACTTGTGGCGCAGGGGGCGGCCAATGTGGGATCGGCGCTGTTTGGCGGGTTCTGCGTGACAGGGACCATCGCGCGCACGGCCACCAATGTGCGCGCGGGGTCGCGCGGGCCGGTGTCGGGGATGCTGCATGCGCTGTTCGTGCTGGCCTTCATGCTGGTGGCGGCACCCTTGGCGGGGTTCATCCCCTTGGCGGCACTGGCGGGGGTGCTGGCGGTGGTGGCGTGGAACATGGCCGAGAAGGAGGAGTTCTGGCACCTGTTGCGCGGCAGCCGGGCGGATGCTGCGGTGCTGGTGGTGACATTTCTGCTGGTGGTGTTCCGGGATCTGACAGAAGGGATCGTGGTGGGCTTTGCGCTGGGCGGTCTGGTCTTTATCGCGCGCATGTCGGAGGCGGCGGAAATGTCGGGCGCGGGCGCTGCGCCTGTGGCCGAGCAGGACGGCGACCGGGTGGTGATCCGGCTGCGCGGGCCGTGGTTCTTTGGCGCGGCGGCGCGGTTGGGTTCGGTTCTGGAGCGGATCGCGGATCGGCCGAGAGAGTTCGTCGTGGATGTGACCGATGTGCCGATGATCGACAGTTCGGGGGCGCGGGCCTTCCTTTTGCTGGCGCGGCGGATGGCGCGGCGGGAGGGGGTTCTGATCGTGGTCGGCGCGCGACCCGCCGTGCGCAAGGTGCTGGACCATCAGGGGCTGGCCGCGCCCTTGGTGCGGCATCTGCCCGATCTTGGCGCGCTGGACGGGCGGTGA
- a CDS encoding HugZ family protein yields MSTRPDPVAAADDEARALARSLIDTARHAALAVTDPADGTPGISRIAIGRAPDGGFLTLVSALAPHHAALKAHPACALMLGDVGDKGDPLTHPRLMVKARATFLAPDDPARPALRDHWLIHQPKAKLYVDFGDFAFVRLTPISALLNGGFARAFRLSPEDLG; encoded by the coding sequence ATGTCCACCCGTCCCGATCCCGTCGCCGCCGCCGATGACGAGGCCCGCGCGCTGGCCCGGTCGCTGATCGACACCGCGCGCCATGCCGCGCTCGCTGTCACCGACCCCGCCGATGGCACCCCCGGCATCAGCCGCATCGCCATCGGTCGCGCGCCGGATGGTGGGTTTCTGACCCTCGTCTCGGCCCTTGCACCCCATCATGCGGCGCTCAAGGCCCATCCTGCCTGCGCGCTGATGCTGGGCGACGTGGGGGATAAGGGCGACCCCCTCACCCATCCCCGCCTGATGGTAAAGGCCCGCGCAACCTTCCTCGCCCCCGACGATCCCGCGCGGCCCGCGCTTCGCGACCACTGGCTGATCCATCAGCCCAAGGCCAAGCTCTACGTCGATTTCGGCGATTTCGCCTTCGTCCGGCTGACGCCCATCTCCGCCCTTCTGAATGGCGGCTTTGCCCGGGCCTTCCGGCTTTCGCCGGAAGACCTCGGGTAA
- a CDS encoding glycosyl hydrolase family 28-related protein has product MAVTEGLALMPPAFEAGLGLWSREDGLAGQGSWAGQPNAAFVPADQDFGGCLEVQKATATLKLRSFQRIPFQPGLYLRVTARVKCLSGALPTVRIAGFAAAANGSNVASAVQVGPSVALTAYGQVFTVSAIIGSGNRGGTDMIWGTAPAYGHLGIDLIGPVGGVVRIDDIVIEDATEVYHRDLMTWVDVRDYGAVGDGVADDTAAFEAADAAAGQRSVLVSAGTYRLAGNVTFESHVHFEGTVTMPPTARLTCRRNFDLNTYAAAFGDDEAGLRKALQSLFNFSDHVEFDLSGRRVRLTAPLDLAAITGLSVFNLRRVIRNGHLDAQDSPAWATTVATSVATYTVSNPTRLTGVANAANIALGARVSGTGVGREVYVRSVNVAAGTVELSQPLFAAAGTRTFTFQRYRYVVDLAGFANLSRLEFREVEFDCSGVASGIILPVAGIALRVDNCVFNRPLDRGITSPGLGCQGLMVDLCQFLSNEQSLPVQSRTTIAVNVNANDVKLRECRVVRFAHFAVLGGTGHLVVANHFFQGDEQEAGIRRAGIVFTSTHARSLVVGNYIDNCFLEWSNEHDAEPGFSNELSFGGLTVTGNIFMASGVSTAFRWIVVTPRGPGHFINGLMVTDNAFRTINGNIERVEGVDDTFAGLDTGRFRNITFEANAFHSIDQMTVSPVIIEHNQSSAAETWVVQPGPWLPFASRARVVTGLVPEGQISNASNVAQWAQPFALVEQGVARNEVHLRWPTAVRGRVQVTVRCDNPL; this is encoded by the coding sequence ATGGCGGTGACGGAGGGGCTGGCGCTGATGCCGCCGGCCTTTGAGGCGGGGCTGGGCCTGTGGTCGCGGGAAGATGGCCTTGCGGGGCAGGGGTCTTGGGCGGGGCAGCCCAATGCGGCCTTTGTGCCAGCCGATCAGGATTTCGGCGGATGTCTGGAAGTGCAGAAGGCCACGGCCACGCTGAAGCTGCGCAGCTTTCAGCGCATCCCCTTTCAGCCGGGGCTGTATCTGCGCGTGACGGCGCGGGTGAAATGCCTGTCGGGCGCCTTGCCCACGGTGCGGATCGCAGGTTTTGCGGCGGCGGCGAACGGGTCCAACGTGGCGAGCGCCGTGCAGGTGGGGCCGAGCGTGGCGCTGACCGCCTATGGGCAGGTGTTCACGGTAAGCGCGATCATCGGATCGGGGAACCGGGGCGGGACCGACATGATCTGGGGCACGGCCCCGGCCTATGGGCATCTGGGGATCGATCTGATTGGCCCGGTGGGCGGCGTGGTGCGGATCGATGACATCGTGATCGAGGATGCGACCGAGGTCTATCATCGTGACCTGATGACATGGGTCGATGTGCGCGACTATGGCGCGGTGGGCGATGGGGTGGCCGATGACACGGCGGCCTTCGAGGCGGCGGATGCGGCGGCGGGGCAACGGTCGGTTCTGGTTTCGGCGGGGACCTATCGGCTGGCGGGAAATGTGACCTTTGAAAGCCATGTGCATTTCGAGGGAACGGTCACCATGCCGCCCACGGCGCGGCTGACCTGTCGACGGAATTTCGACCTGAACACCTATGCGGCGGCCTTTGGCGACGATGAGGCAGGGCTACGCAAGGCGTTGCAATCGCTGTTCAATTTTTCGGATCATGTGGAGTTTGATCTGTCGGGGCGGCGGGTGCGGTTGACGGCACCGCTCGACCTTGCGGCGATCACGGGCCTGTCGGTCTTTAACCTGCGGCGGGTGATCCGCAACGGCCATCTGGATGCGCAGGACAGCCCGGCATGGGCGACGACGGTGGCGACATCGGTCGCGACCTATACAGTTTCAAACCCCACGCGGCTTACCGGGGTGGCGAATGCGGCGAATATCGCCCTTGGCGCGCGGGTGAGCGGGACGGGCGTGGGGCGCGAGGTCTATGTCCGGTCGGTGAATGTGGCGGCAGGGACGGTGGAGTTGAGCCAACCCCTGTTCGCGGCGGCGGGGACGCGGACGTTCACCTTCCAGCGCTATCGCTATGTCGTCGATTTGGCGGGGTTCGCCAATCTGAGCCGTCTGGAGTTTCGCGAGGTGGAGTTTGACTGCAGCGGGGTGGCCAGCGGGATCATCCTGCCCGTGGCAGGCATCGCACTGCGGGTGGACAATTGCGTCTTCAACCGCCCGCTGGACCGGGGGATCACGTCACCGGGGCTGGGCTGCCAAGGGTTGATGGTGGACCTGTGCCAGTTCCTGTCGAACGAGCAATCGCTGCCCGTGCAGAGCCGGACGACGATTGCCGTCAATGTGAACGCCAATGACGTGAAGCTGCGGGAATGCCGGGTGGTGCGGTTTGCCCATTTCGCGGTGCTGGGCGGGACAGGGCATCTGGTGGTGGCGAACCACTTCTTTCAGGGGGACGAGCAGGAGGCGGGAATCCGGCGGGCGGGGATCGTCTTCACCTCGACCCATGCGCGCAGTCTGGTGGTGGGGAATTACATCGACAACTGCTTTCTTGAATGGTCGAACGAGCATGATGCGGAACCGGGATTCAGCAATGAGCTGTCCTTTGGCGGGCTGACGGTGACGGGGAATATCTTCATGGCGAGCGGGGTCAGCACGGCCTTTCGCTGGATTGTGGTGACGCCGCGCGGGCCGGGGCATTTCATCAACGGGTTGATGGTGACGGATAATGCCTTCCGCACGATCAACGGGAATATCGAGAGGGTGGAGGGGGTGGACGATACCTTTGCCGGGCTGGATACGGGGCGGTTCCGCAACATCACCTTTGAGGCGAATGCGTTTCATTCCATCGACCAGATGACGGTCAGTCCGGTGATCATCGAGCATAACCAGAGCAGCGCGGCGGAGACTTGGGTGGTGCAGCCGGGGCCGTGGTTGCCTTTTGCCTCTCGCGCGCGGGTGGTGACGGGGCTGGTGCCGGAGGGGCAGATCAGCAACGCATCGAACGTGGCGCAATGGGCGCAGCCTTTCGCGCTGGTGGAGCAGGGGGTGGCGCGCAACGAGGTGCATCTGCGCTGGCCCACGGCGGTGCGGGGGCGGGTGCAGGTGACGGTGCGCTGCGATAACCCGTTGTAA
- a CDS encoding DUF4864 domain-containing protein, translated as MRRIAFGLLIAFCLSLPAAAPVAAQDNPMEKTILDQIEAFKADDFATAFTFASPSIKSIFMSPENFGRMVKQGYPMVHRPGSVRMLENREVGGRLWQKVMITDQAGRTHILDYQMVEGPEGWLINGVQLLPEPGVGA; from the coding sequence ATGCGCCGCATCGCCTTTGGACTGTTGATTGCCTTTTGCCTGAGCCTGCCTGCCGCCGCACCCGTTGCCGCGCAGGACAATCCGATGGAGAAGACCATCCTCGACCAGATCGAGGCCTTCAAGGCGGATGATTTTGCCACGGCCTTCACCTTTGCCTCGCCTTCGATCAAGTCGATCTTCATGTCGCCGGAAAATTTCGGGCGGATGGTGAAGCAGGGCTATCCGATGGTGCATCGGCCCGGATCGGTGCGGATGCTGGAGAACCGCGAAGTGGGTGGGCGGCTGTGGCAGAAGGTGATGATCACCGATCAGGCCGGGCGGACCCATATCCTTGACTATCAGATGGTCGAGGGGCCGGAAGGCTGGTTGATCAATGGCGTCCAGCTTTTGCCGGAGCCGGGGGTCGGGGCCTGA
- a CDS encoding lysine--tRNA ligase produces MSALRDAAMKSKAWPFEEARAILKRYEKKDPEKGHVLFETGYGPSGLPHIGTFGEVARTTMIRRAFEIISDIPTRLICFSDDLDGMRKVPENVPQQDMLREHMQKPLTSVPDPYGEYPSFGHHNNAMLRRFLDTFGFEYEFISATDFYGSGRFDAVLRRAAERYDAIMNIMLASLREERQQTYSCFLPIHPETGRVLYVPMKNVDAVRGEITFDDEDGREWTLPVTGGNVKLQWKPDFGARWAALDVDFEMYGKDHSTNTPIYDGICEVLGGRKPNHMTYELFLDDQGQKISKSKGNGLTIDEWLTYAATESLSYFMYQKPKTAKRMHFDVIPRAVDEYHQQLKAYPTQDIDGQVNNPVWHIHGGHPPQSKMVVPFSMLLNLASVAGAKDSKGLWGYIRAYAPEASPETHPDLDAAAGFAVRYFTDRIAPTRQFRLPDEKERAAMVDLRARLVAWEGGQDADALQSMVFAVGKEHGFEPLRDWFKALYEVLLGASEGPRFGGFVALYGVKESVALMDRALAGELV; encoded by the coding sequence ATGTCTGCCCTGCGTGACGCCGCGATGAAATCGAAAGCCTGGCCCTTTGAAGAGGCCCGCGCGATCCTCAAACGCTATGAAAAGAAGGACCCGGAAAAGGGGCATGTGCTGTTTGAGACGGGCTATGGCCCCTCGGGCTTGCCGCATATCGGGACTTTTGGCGAGGTGGCGCGGACGACGATGATCCGGCGGGCCTTCGAGATCATTTCGGACATTCCGACGCGCTTGATCTGTTTTTCGGACGACCTTGATGGGATGCGGAAGGTGCCAGAGAACGTTCCGCAGCAAGACATGCTGCGCGAGCATATGCAGAAGCCGCTGACTTCGGTGCCCGATCCTTATGGCGAATATCCGAGCTTTGGCCACCATAACAACGCGATGCTGCGTCGGTTTCTGGATACCTTTGGGTTCGAGTATGAATTCATCTCGGCCACGGATTTCTATGGGTCAGGCCGGTTTGATGCCGTGCTGCGGCGGGCGGCAGAGCGGTATGATGCGATCATGAACATCATGCTGGCGTCTTTGCGCGAGGAGCGGCAGCAGACCTATTCCTGTTTCCTGCCGATTCACCCGGAAACGGGGCGGGTTCTTTACGTGCCGATGAAGAATGTCGATGCCGTGCGGGGCGAGATCACCTTTGATGACGAGGACGGGCGCGAGTGGACGCTGCCGGTTACGGGGGGGAATGTTAAGCTGCAGTGGAAGCCGGATTTCGGGGCGCGCTGGGCGGCTTTGGATGTCGACTTTGAGATGTATGGCAAGGACCATTCCACCAATACGCCTATCTATGACGGAATTTGCGAGGTTTTGGGGGGGCGGAAGCCGAACCATATGACCTATGAGCTGTTCCTTGACGATCAGGGGCAGAAGATTTCCAAATCGAAGGGCAATGGCCTGACCATCGACGAATGGCTGACCTATGCCGCGACGGAATCCTTGTCCTATTTCATGTATCAAAAGCCCAAGACGGCGAAGCGGATGCATTTCGATGTGATCCCGCGGGCGGTGGATGAATATCACCAGCAGCTGAAGGCCTATCCGACGCAGGATATCGATGGGCAGGTGAACAACCCGGTCTGGCATATCCATGGCGGCCATCCGCCACAGAGCAAGATGGTGGTGCCGTTCAGCATGCTTTTGAACCTTGCAAGCGTCGCAGGGGCCAAGGATTCCAAGGGCTTGTGGGGATATATCCGCGCCTATGCGCCAGAGGCCAGCCCCGAGACGCATCCCGATCTGGATGCCGCCGCAGGCTTTGCCGTGCGCTATTTCACCGACCGGATCGCCCCCACGCGGCAGTTCCGTCTGCCCGACGAAAAAGAGCGGGCGGCGATGGTCGATCTGCGTGCGCGGCTGGTGGCTTGGGAGGGCGGGCAGGATGCGGATGCCCTGCAATCCATGGTCTTTGCCGTGGGCAAGGAACATGGGTTCGAGCCGCTGCGCGACTGGTTCAAGGCGCTGTATGAGGTGCTGCTGGGGGCGTCCGAAGGGCCGCGCTTTGGCGGGTTTGTCGCGCTTTACGGGGTGAAGGAAAGCGTGGCGCTGATGGATCGGGCGCTGGCGGGCGAACTGGTTTAA
- a CDS encoding tellurite resistance TerB family protein has protein sequence MSDTPPISAQDALVAVMVACSASDQNMRTAELVAIQRMVNHMPVFADYDQDRIRRISQIVFDLFEEEDGLDALFGLIREALPERLHETAYALACDVVTADGNHNEVELRMLDEVREELKVDRLHAAAIEWGARVRHMKP, from the coding sequence ATGTCCGACACCCCCCCGATCTCTGCCCAAGATGCGCTCGTTGCCGTAATGGTCGCCTGCTCGGCCTCTGATCAGAACATGCGCACCGCCGAACTGGTGGCGATCCAGCGCATGGTCAACCATATGCCCGTTTTCGCCGATTACGACCAAGACCGCATCCGCCGCATCAGCCAGATCGTCTTTGACCTGTTCGAAGAGGAAGACGGCCTCGACGCCCTTTTCGGTCTGATCCGCGAGGCGCTGCCCGAACGGCTGCACGAAACCGCCTATGCGCTGGCCTGCGATGTGGTCACAGCGGACGGCAACCATAATGAGGTGGAGCTGCGGATGCTCGACGAAGTGCGTGAGGAATTGAAGGTCGACCGCCTCCATGCCGCCGCCATCGAATGGGGCGCGCGCGTGCGCCACATGAAGCCCTGA
- the dacB gene encoding D-alanyl-D-alanine carboxypeptidase/D-alanyl-D-alanine-endopeptidase, with the protein MVSRRVVLGGVLAGLAGPALGEGLVISPRPVARPSGGSAVTGAAEPGALITAAKLGGVVGFAVAEARSGRILEAVEGGRPLPPASTAKAVTALYALERLGPGHRFVTQVVAAGALRGGVLEGDLVLIGTGDPELDTDRLGDLAARLAATGLRRVRGDFLYVDTALPALDQIASDQPDHVGYNPAISGLNLNYNRVHFEWRRAQGGWGVAMDARGERFAPPVRMARMEVVRREAPLFTYRARGGAEEWTVASEALGKGGSRWLPVRNPGAYVAEVFQTLAAAQGIELPAAKRSARGPAGGQVLAEHRSDPLADILRRMLRWSTNLTAEVVGLTASGAGGLRASGGAMSDWAKARLGAEGRFVDHSGLGADSRISAEEMVRAMVAAQATRTGGQLKAVLRDLGMRDGEGEAIESPVKVIGKTGTLNFVSALVGYVQPPTGRELAFAIFCADAARRDRLSVAEREQPEGGRAWTRRARRLQGQLIARWAGLYA; encoded by the coding sequence ATGGTTTCGCGGCGTGTGGTTCTGGGCGGTGTTCTGGCGGGTTTGGCGGGGCCTGCGCTGGGCGAGGGGCTGGTTATCAGCCCCCGGCCCGTGGCGCGGCCTTCTGGCGGGTCTGCGGTGACGGGGGCGGCGGAACCCGGCGCGTTGATCACGGCGGCAAAGCTGGGCGGCGTGGTGGGCTTTGCGGTTGCCGAGGCGCGGAGCGGGCGCATCCTTGAGGCGGTGGAGGGCGGAAGGCCACTGCCGCCTGCCAGCACGGCCAAGGCGGTGACGGCGCTTTACGCGCTGGAGCGGCTGGGGCCAGGGCATCGTTTCGTCACGCAGGTCGTGGCGGCGGGGGCGCTGCGCGGCGGGGTGCTGGAAGGCGATCTGGTCCTGATCGGGACGGGGGACCCGGAACTGGACACAGATAGGCTGGGCGATCTGGCGGCGCGGTTGGCGGCGACGGGGCTGCGACGGGTGCGGGGGGATTTCCTTTACGTTGATACGGCGCTGCCCGCGCTGGATCAGATCGCATCTGATCAGCCCGATCATGTGGGGTACAACCCCGCCATTTCGGGTCTGAACCTGAATTACAACCGGGTGCATTTCGAATGGCGGCGCGCGCAAGGCGGTTGGGGTGTGGCGATGGACGCGCGGGGCGAGCGGTTCGCCCCCCCGGTGCGCATGGCGCGGATGGAGGTGGTGCGGCGGGAGGCGCCCTTGTTCACCTATCGCGCGCGGGGCGGGGCCGAGGAATGGACGGTGGCCTCGGAAGCCTTGGGCAAAGGCGGCAGCCGCTGGCTGCCTGTGCGCAATCCGGGGGCCTATGTGGCAGAGGTGTTCCAGACGCTGGCCGCGGCGCAGGGGATTGAACTGCCTGCGGCGAAGCGGTCGGCGCGCGGGCCTGCGGGAGGGCAGGTTCTGGCCGAACACCGAAGCGATCCTTTGGCCGATATTCTGCGGCGGATGCTGCGCTGGTCTACGAATCTGACGGCAGAGGTGGTGGGGTTGACGGCGTCGGGGGCAGGGGGGCTTCGGGCTTCGGGCGGGGCGATGTCGGATTGGGCGAAGGCGCGGCTGGGCGCGGAGGGGCGGTTTGTTGATCATTCCGGGCTGGGAGCAGACAGCCGGATCAGCGCGGAAGAGATGGTGCGGGCGATGGTGGCGGCGCAGGCGACGCGGACAGGCGGGCAGTTGAAGGCCGTGCTGCGCGATCTGGGGATGCGGGATGGCGAGGGCGAGGCGATTGAAAGCCCCGTCAAGGTGATCGGCAAGACGGGGACGTTGAACTTCGTCTCGGCACTGGTGGGTTATGTGCAGCCGCCTACGGGGCGAGAATTGGCCTTTGCCATCTTCTGTGCGGATGCGGCACGGCGCGATCGTCTGTCGGTTGCGGAGCGGGAGCAGCCGGAGGGTGGCCGGGCCTGGACGCGCCGGGCGCGGCGGTTGCAGGGGCAATTGATCGCACGCTGGGCGGGGCTTTATGCGTGA
- a CDS encoding nicotinate-nucleotide adenylyltransferase yields the protein MRAGFPVARKGMVIGLLGGSFDPAHAGHVHITREALKRMGLDRVWWLVSPGNPLKARGPAPLADRLTRARAVMRDPRVVVSDLEARLGTRFTAETLERLQAIYPGVRFVWLMGADNLGQFHRWERWQDILRMVPVGVLARPGWGVRGRVSKAARIFRGERVARGEVLRVRDAPAWCFVNLPMDGSSSTAIRARGEWRV from the coding sequence GTGCGGGCAGGATTTCCCGTGGCGCGGAAGGGGATGGTGATCGGGTTGCTGGGCGGATCGTTTGATCCGGCGCATGCGGGCCATGTTCACATCACGCGCGAGGCGCTGAAGCGGATGGGGTTGGACCGGGTCTGGTGGCTGGTATCCCCCGGCAATCCGTTGAAGGCGCGGGGGCCTGCGCCCTTGGCCGACCGGCTGACGCGGGCGCGGGCGGTGATGCGCGACCCGCGCGTGGTGGTCAGTGATCTGGAGGCACGTTTGGGCACCCGGTTCACGGCGGAAACGCTGGAACGGTTGCAGGCGATCTATCCCGGCGTGCGCTTTGTGTGGCTGATGGGGGCAGACAATCTGGGCCAGTTCCATCGGTGGGAGCGGTGGCAGGATATTTTGCGCATGGTGCCTGTGGGTGTGCTGGCGCGGCCGGGTTGGGGTGTGCGGGGGCGGGTGTCGAAGGCCGCGCGCATCTTCCGAGGTGAGCGGGTGGCGCGGGGCGAGGTGCTGCGGGTGCGGGATGCGCCTGCGTGGTGTTTTGTGAACCTGCCGATGGACGGGTCTTCGTCGACCGCAATCCGGGCGCGGGGCGAATGGCGCGTGTGA